A genomic segment from Nicotiana tabacum cultivar K326 chromosome 7, ASM71507v2, whole genome shotgun sequence encodes:
- the LOC107779467 gene encoding CASP-like protein 5C1: protein MAMDDEVPGAVGTSASFALRLGQTIFSSASLLFMSLGVEFHNYTAFCFLVTIMGLVIPWSITLALIDIYSVLIHCPIRQPGILLFIVLGDWALSFLTLAAASSIAGIVDLLHRADVTFCPAGLCSRYQISASLAFLSWFLSTASSLSNLWLLPSLSR, encoded by the exons ATGGCCATGGATGATGAAGTACCAGGAGCTGTGGGGACAAGCGCGAGCTTTGCTTTGAGATTAGGGCAGACCATCTTCTCCTCTGCTTCTCTTTTGTTCATGTCTTTAGGAGTTGAGTTCCACAATTATACTGCCTTTTG CTTCTTAGTAACAATCATGGGTTTGGTCATCCCCTGGAGCATTACTTTGGCATTGATTGACATATACTCTGTCTTGATCCATTGCCCCATCCGTCAGCCAGGGATCCTACTCTTCATTGTTTTAGGAGATTGG GCATTATCATTCCTCACCCTAGCAGCAGCTAGCTCAATTGCTGGAATAGTCGATCTTTTGCACAGGGCAGATGTAACATTCTGTCCAGCCGGATTATGCAGTAGATATCAGATATCTGCTTCATTGGCCTTCTTGTCATGGTTTCTCTCCACGGCCTCATCTCTTTCCAATCTTTGGTTGCTTCCTTCTCTGTCAAGATGA
- the LOC107779469 gene encoding uncharacterized protein LOC107779469, whose amino-acid sequence MKYNEIYHFSHPQHKLRFEYSEFPFKCDGCKEVGIGSRYKCTTCDYDLHMHCAIPSASITHPFYKKCSFQFLSRPPGNVPRYCNACEKDITGFLYHCKSCGFDLHPCCAKLPMVLDDGEVKLYLYRKVSASCHRCGRKGRSWSYRSTCKKYNLHVACVKEMLVDSWHEIYFGRANNNNNYNNNNSNNNCKKLENRIPSLKGTLQTHHRKSKGKVQKCCEMAGLALQFIISAVLGDPTTLIAGVVGSLMSK is encoded by the exons atgaagtaCAATGAGATATATCATTTTAGCCACCCTCAACACAAGCTAAGATTTGAATACTCAGAATTTCCATTTAAATGTGATGGTTGTAAGGAAGTAGGAATAGGGTCTCGCTATAAATGCACTACTTGTGACTATGATCTCCATATGCATTGTGCAATTCCTTCTGCTTCAATTACTCATCCATTTTACAAAAAATGCTCTTTTCAATTCCTCTCTCGTCCTCCGGGAAACGTGCCGCGCTATTGCAACGCTTGTGAGAAGGATATTACTGGGTTTTTATACCATTGTAAGTCTTGTGGATTTGATCTTCATCCATGTTGTGCAAAGCTTCCTATGGTGCTTGATGATGGAGAAGTAAAGCTTTACTTGTATAGAAAG GTAAGTGCATCATGCCACAGGTGCGGGAGAAAAGGAAGAAGCTGGAGTTATAGATCAACATGCAAGAAATACAATTTGCACGTAGCATGTGTCAAAGAGATGCTTGTGGATAGTTGGCATGAGATCTACTTTGGTCgagccaataataataataattacaataataacaatagtaataataattGTAAAAAACTGGAGAATAGGATCCCAAGTCTGAAAGGAACACTTCAAACTCATCATCGAAAAAGTAAAGGCAAAGTTCAGAAATGTTGTGAGATGGCTGGTTTAGCTCTGCAGTTTATTATATCTGCAGTTCTAGGAGATCCTACCACTCTTATTGCTGGGGTCGTTGGTTCATTAATGTCAAAATAA